A window of Elgaria multicarinata webbii isolate HBS135686 ecotype San Diego chromosome 2, rElgMul1.1.pri, whole genome shotgun sequence contains these coding sequences:
- the KCNJ11 gene encoding ATP-sensitive inward rectifier potassium channel 11: MPAMLSRKGIIPEEYVLTRLAEDVPEQTRFRARERRARFVGKNGACNVAHKNIREQGRFLQDVFTTLVDLKWRDTLLIFTMSFLCSWLLFAMIWWLIAFAHGDLDHNTQRLHLPADAAVGFVPCVTEVHSFTSAFLFSIEVQVTIGFGGRMMTEECPAAILILIVQNIVGLVINAIMLGCIFMKTAQAHRRAETLIFSKHAVIALRGSKLCFMLRVGDLRKSMIISATIRMQVVKKTTSLEGEVVPLNQIEIQMENPVGGNSIFLVSPLIIYHVIDKNSPLYDVAPAQLHHHEDLEIIVILEGVVETTGITTQARTSYLADEILWGQRFVPIVTEEDGQYSVDYSKFGNTVKVPTPNCTARQLEEDRSIMDTISLSPRGTFRKRSVRLKPKFSIADEPS; the protein is encoded by the coding sequence ATGCCAGCCATGCTGTCCAGGAAGGGGATCATTCCGGAGGAATATGTGCTGACCCGGCTGGCCGAGGATGTGCCGGAGCAAACCCGCTTCCGCGCCCGAGAGAGGAGGGCCCGCTTCGTGGGCAAGAACGGCGCGTGCAATGTGGCGCACAAGAACATCCGCGAGCAGGGCCGCTTCCTGCAGGACGTCTTCACCACGCTGGTGGACCTCAAGTGGCGTGACACGCTGCTCATCTTCACCATGTCCTTCCTGTGCAGCTGGCTGCTCTTTGCCATGATCTGGTGGCTCATCGCCTTCGCCCATGGCGATTTGGACCACAACACGCAGCGGCTGCACCTGCCAGCCGATGCAGCAGTGGGCTTTGTACCCTGTGTGACCGAGGTCCACTCCTTCACCTCAGCCTTCCTCTTCTCTATCGAGGTGCAGGTGACCATTGGCTTTGGGGGGCGCATGATGACAGAGGAATGCCCAGCcgccatcctcatcctcatcgtGCAGAATATTGTGGGGTTGGTGATCAATGCCATCATGTTGGGCTGCATCTTCATGAAGACGGCCCAGGCACACCGGCGTGCCGAGACACTCATCTTCAGCAAGCATGCTGTGATCGCCCTGCGCGGGAGCAAGCTGTGCTTCATGCTGCGCGTGGGTGACCTGCGCAAGAGCATGATCATCAGCGCCACCATCCGCATGCAAGTGGTGAAGAAGACCACCAGCTTGGAGGGAGAGGTGGTGCCCCTCAATCAAATTGAGATCCAAATGGAGAACCCGGTGGGGGGCAACAGCATCTTCCTGGTCTCCCCGCTCATCATCTACCACGTCATAGACAAGAATAGCCCCCTGTACGACGTGGCTCCAGCCCAACTTCACCACCACGAGGACTTGGAAATTATAGTCATCCTTGAAGGGGTGGTGGAAACCACTGGCATCACCACCCAAGCCAGGACGTCCTACCTGGCGGATGAGATCCTCTGGGGCCAAAGGTTTGTACCGATTGTGACAGAAGAGGATGGGCAGTACTCAGTAGATTACTCCAAGTTTGGCAACACAGTGAAGGTGCCTACTCCTAACTGCACTGCCAGGCAGCTGGAGGAAGACCGGAGTATCATGGACACCATCTCCTTATCACCTAGGGGCACCTTTAGGAAAAGATCTGTTAGGTTAAAGCCCAAGTTTAGTATAGCAGATGAGCCTTCCTGA